The Sphaerospermopsis torques-reginae ITEP-024 genome has a window encoding:
- the cysW gene encoding sulfate ABC transporter permease subunit CysW, producing MTTGKPKQQAQHQKKQSWVPGVLIGIAVGYLFLVQYIPTLNVFYQAFKKGIGPFFENLTRIDFLHAAWLTLLLAVISIPINTVFGLCAAWAIARHKFPGRAIVLSIIDLPFSISPVVAGLMIVLLYGRQGWFGGFLQSADIQIIFAFPGMVLATAFVSMPFVAREVIPVLEEFGKDQEEAAKTLGANEWQTFWRVTLPSIRWGLLYGLILTNARAMGEFGAVSVVSGNIASKTQSLPLFVEDAYKQYETEAAFSAAVLLAFLAVVTLVIKEILERKTRIKDVE from the coding sequence ATGACAACAGGTAAACCAAAGCAACAAGCACAACATCAAAAAAAGCAAAGTTGGGTTCCGGGGGTTTTAATTGGGATAGCGGTTGGTTATTTATTTTTAGTGCAGTATATCCCAACTCTTAATGTGTTTTACCAAGCTTTTAAAAAGGGAATAGGACCATTTTTTGAGAACCTAACCAGAATAGATTTTCTCCATGCTGCTTGGTTAACTTTATTATTAGCGGTGATTTCTATACCGATAAATACTGTATTTGGTTTGTGTGCTGCTTGGGCGATCGCACGTCATAAATTCCCTGGTCGTGCTATTGTTTTAAGTATCATTGATCTGCCTTTTTCTATCTCTCCAGTTGTGGCAGGTTTGATGATTGTTTTACTCTATGGTAGACAAGGTTGGTTTGGTGGTTTTTTACAATCTGCTGATATTCAAATTATCTTTGCTTTTCCAGGAATGGTGTTAGCGACGGCGTTTGTCAGTATGCCTTTTGTTGCTAGGGAAGTGATTCCGGTTTTGGAAGAGTTCGGAAAAGATCAGGAAGAAGCAGCAAAAACTTTAGGTGCTAATGAATGGCAAACTTTCTGGCGTGTGACTTTACCTAGTATTCGTTGGGGTTTACTCTATGGTTTGATTTTAACAAATGCTAGGGCTATGGGTGAGTTTGGGGCGGTTTCTGTTGTTTCTGGAAATATTGCGAGTAAGACTCAAAGTTTGCCTTTGTTTGTGGAGGATGCCTATAAACAATATGAAACGGAAGCGGCTTTTTCGGCGGCGGTTTTGTTGGCATTTTTGGCGGTGGTAACTTTGGTTATCAAGGAAATTTTGGAGAGGAAAACTCGTATTAAGGATGTGGAATAA
- a CDS encoding NIL domain-containing protein — translation MSDKNVLTSQRIRMRITKEYHQEPVISRLVSDYGLTINIKAAFLGQDAISDGWFDLDLQGTETQIQNGLNYLQELNLEVWDENRIGNW, via the coding sequence ATGAGTGATAAAAATGTGTTGACAAGTCAAAGAATTAGGATGAGAATTACTAAGGAGTATCATCAAGAACCTGTTATTTCTCGTCTGGTTTCTGATTATGGTTTAACTATTAATATTAAGGCTGCTTTTTTAGGTCAGGATGCTATTAGTGATGGTTGGTTTGATTTAGATTTACAGGGAACTGAAACGCAAATTCAAAATGGGTTAAATTATTTGCAAGAGTTGAATTTGGAAGTTTGGGATGAAAATAGAATAGGTAATTGGTAA
- the hcp gene encoding hydroxylamine reductase — protein MFCNQCEQTTRGDVCHQWGACGKSPEVAALQDLLVHCLRGLSQIALQAKSLSINTRDTDEFTCEMLFSTLTNVNFTTSDFINFVNRAIALRESLKLKIQALGNKVVESTINTFQPAISLTDQIQQGKDLEFEFISQSANNVDIFSLKLTVLYGLKGVAAYAFHALELNQHDEGLYTFCHEVLANLDDQNKTLEYWLNLALKVGEMNLKAMQLLDAGNTETFGHPTPTPVKLGHTKGKAILVSGHDLLALKAILEATAGTEIKVYTHGELLPAHGYPKLKAKYPHLYGHYGTAWQNQTHEFEHFPGAIAMTTNCLVPPHESYKHKVFTLGPVGYPGLQHLSIFDVTPIINKALELPGFTDEENRGTVTTGFARNAVLGVAETVINAVKAGQIKHFFLVGGCDGAKPGRNYYSELVEQIPNDCIVLTLGCGKFRFFDKQLGDIGGIPRLLDVGQCNDAYSAIQIAVELAKAFEIGVNELPLSMILSWYEQKAIAVLLTLLYLGIQNIRIGPTLPAFLSANVVKLLSETYHLQLITTPEKDLAACLS, from the coding sequence ATGTTCTGTAACCAATGTGAACAAACCACCCGTGGAGATGTCTGTCATCAGTGGGGTGCGTGTGGTAAAAGTCCCGAAGTTGCTGCTTTACAAGATTTATTAGTACATTGTTTGCGTGGACTTTCTCAAATAGCATTACAAGCAAAATCTTTAAGTATTAATACTCGTGACACCGATGAGTTTACCTGTGAAATGCTTTTTTCCACATTAACCAATGTGAATTTTACAACTTCTGATTTTATCAATTTTGTAAATCGGGCGATCGCACTTCGTGAAAGTCTCAAGTTAAAAATTCAAGCATTGGGTAATAAAGTTGTAGAATCAACTATTAATACTTTCCAACCTGCTATTAGTTTAACAGATCAAATTCAACAAGGCAAAGATTTAGAATTTGAATTTATCAGTCAATCTGCAAACAATGTTGATATTTTCTCACTTAAACTTACAGTATTATATGGTTTAAAAGGTGTTGCTGCTTACGCTTTTCATGCCTTAGAATTAAATCAGCACGATGAAGGTTTATATACATTCTGCCATGAAGTTTTAGCTAATTTAGATGACCAAAATAAAACCTTAGAATATTGGTTAAACCTGGCTTTAAAAGTTGGGGAAATGAACCTCAAAGCAATGCAGCTTTTAGACGCAGGAAATACAGAAACCTTTGGACATCCTACACCCACACCTGTAAAATTAGGACATACAAAAGGTAAAGCAATTTTAGTTTCTGGACATGATTTATTAGCATTAAAAGCTATCTTAGAAGCAACCGCAGGAACAGAAATTAAAGTTTACACCCACGGGGAATTATTACCAGCGCATGGTTATCCCAAATTAAAAGCAAAATATCCCCATTTGTATGGACATTATGGTACAGCATGGCAAAATCAAACCCATGAATTTGAACATTTTCCTGGTGCGATCGCCATGACTACAAACTGTCTTGTACCACCCCATGAAAGCTACAAACATAAAGTATTCACATTAGGACCCGTTGGTTATCCAGGGTTACAACATTTGAGTATTTTCGATGTTACACCTATCATTAATAAAGCATTAGAACTACCAGGTTTTACAGATGAAGAAAATAGAGGAACAGTAACTACAGGTTTTGCCAGAAATGCAGTTTTAGGAGTTGCAGAAACAGTCATTAATGCAGTAAAAGCAGGACAAATAAAACACTTCTTTTTAGTAGGTGGTTGTGATGGTGCAAAACCAGGAAGAAACTACTATAGTGAATTAGTAGAACAAATTCCTAATGATTGTATAGTCTTAACATTAGGTTGTGGAAAATTCCGCTTTTTTGATAAACAATTAGGTGATATTGGTGGTATTCCCAGATTATTAGATGTAGGACAATGTAATGATGCTTATTCCGCAATTCAAATTGCCGTAGAATTAGCAAAAGCCTTTGAAATAGGAGTTAATGAACTACCATTATCAATGATATTATCATGGTATGAACAAAAAGCGATCGCCGTTTTATTAACCCTACTTTATTTAGGTATCCAAAACATTCGCATAGGTCCTACCCTTCCCGCTTTCCTATCAGCAAACGTTGTTAAACTACTATCAGAAACCTATCATTTACAACTCATCACCACACCAGAAAAAGACCTAGCAGCGTGTCTTAGTTAG
- a CDS encoding helix-turn-helix domain-containing transcriptional regulator, protein MTLTRDFKETVNARFQKDPEFVIALFDEAISLFLNGEPETARLILRDIVNATVGFEQLAIETSKPSKSLHRMLSAKGNPTMDNLTAIFNVLRKNLNVDINVQTRVISS, encoded by the coding sequence ATGACACTTACTAGAGACTTTAAAGAAACTGTTAATGCAAGATTCCAAAAAGATCCTGAGTTTGTCATAGCTTTATTTGATGAAGCTATCTCTCTTTTCCTCAATGGTGAACCGGAAACAGCAAGACTAATTTTAAGAGATATTGTTAATGCAACCGTAGGTTTTGAACAGTTAGCAATTGAAACTTCTAAACCGAGTAAGAGTCTTCATCGAATGTTATCTGCAAAAGGTAATCCAACAATGGATAATCTAACTGCAATTTTTAATGTTTTAAGGAAAAATCTGAATGTTGATATTAATGTGCAAACAAGAGTTATTTCTTCCTGA
- a CDS encoding prevent-host-death family protein has translation MTIKELLLQEIDNTPQELLEDVLSFLRSLKTKPQASLVTYQELLERIDYLEAIVGIRKGLDEFKQGEGIPAEEALATLKNKFNIPPRP, from the coding sequence ATGACAATCAAAGAATTACTCTTACAAGAAATTGATAATACTCCCCAGGAACTACTAGAGGATGTTTTAAGTTTTTTGCGATCGCTCAAAACAAAACCTCAAGCATCCCTAGTTACATACCAGGAACTATTAGAAAGAATTGATTATTTAGAAGCAATAGTAGGTATTCGTAAAGGATTAGATGAATTTAAGCAAGGGGAAGGAATACCCGCAGAAGAAGCTCTAGCAACCTTAAAAAATAAGTTTAACATTCCTCCACGCCCATGA
- a CDS encoding type II toxin-antitoxin system RelE/ParE family toxin — protein sequence MPMNYEVIIQPTAFQEIETAYRWMCDNTSPEIANNWYYQLEDAIESLKKFPKRCSIAPEAKAIGSEVRQLWIGKQRKYRVLFVLEEYVVAIIHIRHSSQSYIDENGE from the coding sequence ATGCCCATGAATTATGAAGTTATTATTCAACCTACCGCTTTTCAAGAAATCGAAACTGCCTATCGTTGGATGTGCGATAATACAAGTCCTGAAATAGCAAATAATTGGTATTATCAATTAGAAGATGCTATAGAATCATTAAAGAAATTTCCTAAGCGTTGTAGTATAGCACCTGAAGCCAAAGCAATAGGTTCTGAAGTTCGACAACTCTGGATTGGAAAACAAAGAAAATATCGAGTTTTATTTGTCCTTGAAGAATATGTTGTTGCCATTATTCATATTCGTCATAGTAGCCAATCCTATATAGATGAAAACGGGGAATAA
- a CDS encoding Crp/Fnr family transcriptional regulator, whose amino-acid sequence MTLTEKVLEVKNFLHQTPIFENIIDEQLQAVANIAILQTYKKNETLFWEEDAATGFFIIKSGKIKVFKVANNGKEQILHIFETSEYFAEVPAFDGGHFPASAAAIEISEVVFIPRTSFFMVLQQHPTLAIAMLGTFAKHLRHLTNLVNALSFQEVPERLTNYLLKLSQKNGNINVVELDLPKTQLAALLGTVPETLSRAFYKLTQEGKIEVNGTKITLSDKILTSKSK is encoded by the coding sequence ATGACTCTCACCGAAAAAGTCCTAGAAGTCAAAAACTTCCTCCACCAAACCCCCATCTTTGAAAACATCATTGATGAACAACTCCAAGCAGTTGCTAATATTGCCATTCTCCAAACTTACAAAAAAAACGAAACTCTGTTTTGGGAAGAAGACGCAGCAACAGGATTTTTTATTATCAAATCTGGTAAAATCAAAGTATTTAAAGTAGCAAATAACGGTAAAGAACAAATATTACACATCTTTGAAACATCAGAATATTTTGCAGAAGTTCCCGCTTTTGATGGTGGGCATTTTCCCGCATCCGCAGCAGCAATAGAAATTTCGGAAGTTGTGTTTATTCCCAGAACTTCATTTTTCATGGTTTTACAACAACATCCTACTTTAGCAATAGCAATGTTAGGAACTTTCGCAAAACATCTCAGGCATTTAACCAACTTAGTTAACGCTCTTTCTTTTCAGGAAGTCCCAGAAAGATTGACCAATTATTTATTAAAATTAAGTCAGAAAAACGGTAATATTAATGTTGTAGAATTAGACTTACCCAAAACCCAATTAGCAGCATTATTAGGTACTGTTCCTGAAACCCTTTCTCGCGCTTTTTATAAACTCACTCAAGAGGGAAAAATTGAAGTTAATGGAACAAAAATTACATTATCTGACAAAATACTCACATCCAAGAGCAAATAA
- the trhO gene encoding oxygen-dependent tRNA uridine(34) hydroxylase TrhO: MNPENNQKNNQDNNQDNNQDNIIVVAALYKFVSLPDDQELQAPLLSFCQQQGIKGTILLAKEGINGTIAGSRSGIDAVLGFLRSDERLADLEHKESYTDTPPFEKMKVRLKREIVTLGIPEVDPNEKVGTYVEPKKWNDLISDPEVTVIDTRNNYEVSIGTFKRAENPQTEIFREFPEYVSKNLDPSKHKKVALFCTGGIRCEKASSYMLSQGFKEVYHLKGGILKYLEEVPTEESLWEGECFVFDERVAVRHGLEEGSYELCFCCGHPISDADKTSPKYEEGISCPQCFDSLTEEKKARQQEKWKQYKLQVTGDR, translated from the coding sequence ATGAACCCAGAAAATAACCAAAAAAATAACCAAGATAATAACCAAGATAATAACCAAGATAATATTATAGTTGTAGCTGCGCTGTATAAATTTGTCAGCTTACCCGATGATCAAGAACTGCAAGCACCGCTGTTATCATTTTGTCAGCAACAAGGCATAAAAGGCACAATTTTATTAGCCAAAGAAGGCATTAACGGAACTATAGCCGGTTCACGTTCTGGGATTGATGCGGTTTTGGGATTTCTCCGTAGTGATGAACGGTTAGCAGACTTAGAACACAAAGAATCATACACCGACACACCACCATTTGAAAAGATGAAAGTGCGGTTAAAACGTGAAATTGTTACTTTAGGAATACCGGAAGTTGATCCTAATGAAAAGGTAGGAACGTATGTAGAACCAAAAAAATGGAATGATTTAATTTCCGATCCAGAAGTCACAGTAATTGATACCCGTAATAATTACGAAGTCAGTATTGGGACATTTAAAAGAGCAGAAAACCCGCAAACTGAAATTTTCCGAGAATTTCCTGAATATGTGAGTAAAAATCTAGACCCAAGCAAACATAAAAAAGTTGCTTTATTTTGTACAGGTGGAATTAGATGTGAAAAAGCATCATCCTATATGTTGTCACAAGGCTTTAAAGAAGTTTATCACCTCAAAGGTGGTATTCTGAAATATTTAGAAGAAGTCCCAACCGAAGAAAGTTTGTGGGAAGGGGAATGTTTTGTATTTGATGAACGGGTTGCAGTGCGTCATGGCTTAGAAGAGGGAAGTTATGAGTTATGCTTCTGTTGCGGTCATCCCATTTCTGACGCAGATAAAACTTCACCTAAGTATGAGGAAGGTATTTCTTGTCCCCAATGTTTTGATAGTTTAACGGAGGAGAAAAAAGCGAGACAACAGGAGAAGTGGAAGCAATATAAGTTACAGGTGACAGGTGACAGGTGA
- a CDS encoding class I SAM-dependent methyltransferase, with protein sequence MHTNPEQKQFAPATQRNREPILEVLQQVLPPSGTILEIASGTGEHAVFFAPPLAPRKWLPSDPNPLLRDSITAWSEESKSDNLYPPLDIDAQLPVWTVEKETFTDSPIVAIVNINMIHISPWSACLGLMAGAGRILPPGGILYLYGPYKQNGQHTAPSNAAFDESLRSQNPEWGVRNLEDVVKAAKAENLILQKVYQMPANNLSVVFQKN encoded by the coding sequence ATGCACACAAACCCAGAACAAAAACAATTTGCACCCGCAACCCAACGCAACCGCGAACCCATTTTAGAGGTACTTCAACAAGTCTTACCCCCATCAGGAACTATCCTAGAAATAGCTAGTGGTACAGGAGAACACGCGGTATTTTTTGCACCCCCTCTAGCACCGCGAAAATGGCTACCTTCTGACCCAAACCCCTTGTTAAGAGACAGTATCACAGCTTGGTCGGAAGAATCAAAAAGTGATAATCTTTACCCACCTTTAGATATAGATGCACAGTTACCCGTTTGGACAGTTGAGAAAGAAACATTTACAGACTCGCCAATTGTCGCTATAGTCAATATTAATATGATTCACATTTCTCCTTGGTCAGCTTGTTTAGGACTCATGGCCGGGGCTGGACGAATTTTACCACCTGGTGGTATCCTTTATTTATACGGACCCTATAAACAAAACGGTCAACATACCGCACCCAGTAACGCTGCTTTTGATGAGTCTTTGCGATCGCAAAACCCAGAATGGGGAGTGCGTAATTTAGAAGATGTGGTAAAAGCAGCAAAAGCCGAAAATTTGATCTTGCAAAAAGTTTACCAGATGCCAGCAAATAACCTATCAGTTGTATTTCAAAAAAATTAA
- a CDS encoding lysophospholipid acyltransferase family protein: MPKSIHSTQPPLKFIPPNFQPLVLKVMSFFLPFILRVRTRPWLPAGIVKIEAKNAEVLAKLYHEFQEGKVRFLIAFRHPEVEDPLSMLYLLSRIVPRVAREKGIDLKYPVHSHFMYERGMTLWAGNWLGWLFSRCGGVPIRRGRKVDRNAIQMVRNLFVNAEMPIAIAPEGGTNGHSGIVSPLEPGVAQMGFWCVEDLQKAHRPETVYIIPIAIKYSYVNPPWEKIEWLISKLEADSGLPVTKISYTGKNREEILHQRIFRLAEYLITEMEDFYLRFYHRDLPIIICEETANPNQVLIARLRNLMDTALQVAEEYFNVTAQGNFIDRCRRLEEAGWNYIYRDDIEDINSLPPFKRGLADWIAEEADLRMQHMRIAESFVAMTANYIQEKPTADRFAETTLLMFDMLSRIKDSTLPGRPSLGLKQAMITVGEPISVTERWEKCQGNKQAARKGVSDLTKDLQIALEELI; the protein is encoded by the coding sequence TTGCCTAAGTCTATTCATTCCACCCAACCACCATTAAAATTTATTCCCCCAAATTTTCAACCGTTGGTACTCAAGGTGATGTCTTTTTTTCTCCCTTTTATTTTACGGGTGAGAACTAGACCTTGGCTACCTGCTGGTATTGTGAAAATAGAAGCTAAAAATGCGGAAGTGTTAGCTAAATTATATCATGAATTTCAAGAGGGTAAAGTTCGTTTTTTAATTGCTTTTCGGCATCCAGAAGTTGAAGATCCTTTATCAATGCTGTATCTGCTTTCTCGCATTGTTCCCAGGGTTGCGCGGGAAAAAGGCATTGATTTAAAATATCCTGTTCATAGTCATTTTATGTATGAAAGAGGGATGACTTTATGGGCAGGAAATTGGTTAGGATGGTTATTTTCTCGCTGTGGTGGTGTACCTATTCGCAGGGGAAGAAAAGTAGATAGAAATGCGATTCAAATGGTGAGAAATTTATTTGTAAATGCAGAAATGCCTATTGCGATCGCTCCTGAAGGTGGTACAAATGGTCATAGTGGAATAGTCAGTCCTTTAGAACCTGGTGTAGCACAGATGGGTTTTTGGTGTGTAGAAGATTTGCAAAAAGCTCACCGCCCAGAAACAGTTTATATTATTCCTATTGCTATTAAATATAGTTATGTTAACCCACCTTGGGAAAAAATAGAATGGCTAATATCAAAATTAGAAGCTGATAGCGGTTTACCAGTGACGAAAATTAGTTACACTGGCAAGAATAGGGAAGAGATTTTACATCAGCGAATTTTCCGTTTAGCGGAATATTTAATTACGGAAATGGAGGACTTTTATCTTCGTTTCTATCATCGAGATTTACCAATAATTATTTGTGAGGAAACAGCAAACCCTAATCAGGTATTAATTGCTCGGTTAAGAAATTTAATGGATACAGCTTTACAGGTAGCTGAAGAATATTTTAATGTGACGGCACAAGGTAATTTTATTGATAGATGTCGGCGGTTAGAAGAAGCCGGTTGGAATTATATTTATCGTGATGATATCGAGGATATTAATAGTTTACCACCTTTTAAACGTGGTCTGGCTGACTGGATAGCTGAGGAAGCAGATTTGCGAATGCAACACATGAGAATAGCTGAAAGTTTTGTAGCGATGACAGCTAATTATATTCAAGAAAAACCAACCGCTGATAGATTTGCAGAAACGACTTTATTAATGTTTGATATGTTGTCGAGAATTAAAGATTCGACTTTACCAGGAAGACCAAGTTTAGGTTTAAAACAAGCGATGATTACTGTCGGTGAACCGATTTCCGTAACAGAAAGATGGGAAAAATGTCAGGGAAATAAACAAGCTGCTAGAAAAGGTGTGAGTGATTTAACCAAAGATTTACAGATAGCTTTAGAGGAATTGATTTAG
- a CDS encoding DUF3134 domain-containing protein, with translation MLNGPLHEQPRNQRATVIRTSNEFILLEWLKSTGRLIAREHIESDLTSDVEEEISEIIDLDDLAYDQDDDTDLDLDD, from the coding sequence ATGCTCAACGGACCACTACATGAACAACCCCGCAACCAAAGAGCTACAGTAATTCGTACCAGTAATGAATTTATACTGCTGGAATGGTTAAAATCAACTGGTCGTTTAATAGCACGTGAACATATAGAATCTGACCTGACGAGTGACGTTGAAGAAGAAATTTCTGAGATTATCGACCTCGATGATCTCGCTTATGATCAAGATGATGATACAGATTTAGATTTAGATGATTAG
- a CDS encoding EVE domain-containing protein, whose protein sequence is MNYWLMKSEPSVYSIFDLQTQKQTIWDGVRNYQARNFLQQMQIGDLAFFYHSNAEPPGIFGLMKIVETGIADPTQFDTNSKYYDAKSTPESPRWLTVKVEFVELFSQPIFLSTLKEKFTGDELLVVKKGYRLSVIPVIKEVAKNIFAMNN, encoded by the coding sequence ATGAATTACTGGTTAATGAAATCTGAACCTTCTGTTTATAGTATTTTTGATTTACAAACCCAAAAACAAACTATTTGGGATGGGGTGAGAAATTATCAAGCAAGGAATTTTTTACAGCAAATGCAAATAGGAGATTTAGCTTTTTTCTATCATTCTAATGCTGAACCTCCAGGTATTTTTGGTTTGATGAAAATAGTGGAAACTGGTATTGCTGATCCAACTCAATTTGATACTAATAGTAAATATTATGATGCTAAGTCTACTCCTGAATCTCCCCGTTGGTTAACTGTAAAGGTGGAATTTGTAGAGCTATTTTCTCAGCCTATTTTTCTATCTACACTGAAAGAAAAATTTACTGGTGATGAATTATTAGTAGTTAAAAAAGGTTATCGTTTATCAGTAATACCAGTGATTAAAGAGGTAGCCAAAAATATTTTTGCCATGAATAATTAA
- the leuD gene encoding 3-isopropylmalate dehydratase small subunit, protein MVSEVKQVFSTAVPLIGDDIDTDRIIPARYLKAITFDGLGEGAFIDDRTALNGQHPFDLPQYQGAKVLIVNRNFGCGSSREHAPQALAKWGIKAIIGESFAEIFFGNCVAMGIPCVTAEPGIVKQLQDLVTANPQAPVTIDVENLQVQINDLTFPVFMGEGTKTAFVSGTWDACGQLVANAVQVKAVASNLPYIGWGKLAVS, encoded by the coding sequence ATGGTAAGTGAAGTAAAACAAGTATTCAGTACTGCCGTTCCTCTTATTGGCGACGACATAGACACCGATAGAATTATACCCGCCCGCTACCTAAAAGCCATCACCTTTGATGGTTTAGGAGAAGGCGCATTTATTGACGATAGAACAGCTTTAAATGGTCAACATCCTTTTGATCTTCCTCAATATCAAGGGGCGAAAGTATTAATTGTTAACCGTAACTTTGGCTGTGGTTCATCTAGGGAACACGCACCTCAAGCATTAGCAAAATGGGGTATCAAAGCTATTATCGGTGAAAGTTTTGCGGAAATCTTTTTTGGTAACTGTGTGGCAATGGGTATACCTTGCGTTACAGCCGAACCAGGTATAGTCAAACAACTACAAGATTTAGTTACCGCTAATCCCCAAGCACCTGTTACCATAGACGTAGAAAATTTGCAAGTGCAAATCAATGATTTAACTTTCCCGGTGTTTATGGGTGAGGGGACTAAAACTGCTTTTGTTTCTGGTACTTGGGATGCTTGCGGACAGTTGGTAGCAAATGCAGTACAGGTGAAGGCTGTAGCGAGTAATTTACCTTACATTGGTTGGGGTAAGTTAGCTGTTAGTTAG
- the leuC gene encoding 3-isopropylmalate dehydratase large subunit: MSKGTLFDKVWDIHTVGTLPSGLTQLFIGLHLIHEVTSPQAFAMLKERGLKVLFPQRTVATVDHIVPTDNQARPFLDSMAEEMIQALEKSCQENNITFYNIGSGNQGIVHVIAPELGLTQPGMTIACGDSHTSSHGAFGAIAFGIGTSQVRDVLASQSLALSKLKVRKIEVNGTLKPGVYAKDVILHIIRTLGVKGGVGYAYEYAGTTFEQMSMEERMTVCNMAIEGGARCGYVNPDQITYEYLKNRDFAPQGADWEKAVTWWESLRSDADAEYDDVVVFNAEDIPPTVTWGITPGQGIGVDQKVPAAAELPEEDRFVAEEAYRYMDLYPGQPIQGTKIDVCFIGSCTNGRISDLREAAKIAQGRKVAAGVKAFVVPGSERVKKEAEAEGLDKIFVEAGFEWREPGCSMCLAMNPDKLQGRQISASSSNRNFKGRQGSASGRTLLMSPAMVATAAIKGEVADVRDLL, from the coding sequence ATGAGCAAGGGAACGCTGTTTGACAAAGTTTGGGACATCCACACCGTTGGTACACTTCCATCAGGACTAACGCAACTATTCATCGGACTACACCTTATCCATGAAGTTACCAGTCCTCAAGCCTTTGCTATGCTCAAAGAGAGGGGTTTAAAAGTTTTATTCCCACAGCGGACAGTTGCTACAGTGGATCACATTGTTCCTACGGATAACCAAGCGCGTCCGTTTTTGGATAGCATGGCAGAAGAGATGATCCAGGCTTTAGAAAAAAGCTGTCAGGAAAATAACATCACCTTCTATAACATCGGTTCGGGAAATCAAGGTATAGTTCATGTTATTGCCCCTGAGTTGGGACTGACGCAACCGGGAATGACCATTGCTTGTGGAGATAGTCACACATCTAGTCATGGTGCTTTTGGAGCGATCGCCTTTGGAATAGGTACAAGTCAAGTCCGCGACGTTCTCGCTTCCCAAAGCCTAGCATTATCAAAACTCAAAGTTAGAAAAATCGAAGTTAACGGGACGCTAAAGCCCGGAGTTTACGCTAAAGATGTAATTTTACACATTATCCGTACATTAGGCGTTAAAGGTGGTGTAGGTTACGCTTACGAATATGCAGGGACCACCTTTGAACAGATGAGTATGGAAGAACGGATGACCGTTTGTAACATGGCCATCGAAGGTGGTGCAAGATGCGGTTATGTCAACCCTGATCAAATTACTTACGAATATCTGAAAAATAGAGACTTCGCCCCCCAAGGTGCAGACTGGGAAAAAGCCGTTACTTGGTGGGAATCTCTGCGGAGTGATGCCGATGCCGAATATGATGATGTAGTAGTATTTAATGCCGAAGACATACCCCCGACAGTCACCTGGGGAATAACACCCGGTCAAGGAATAGGCGTTGATCAAAAAGTACCCGCAGCAGCAGAACTACCAGAAGAAGATCGGTTTGTTGCTGAAGAAGCATATCGTTACATGGATCTTTACCCTGGTCAACCCATCCAAGGTACAAAAATTGACGTTTGCTTTATCGGTAGTTGCACCAACGGACGTATCAGCGACTTGAGAGAAGCGGCGAAAATAGCCCAAGGTCGTAAAGTTGCAGCAGGTGTAAAAGCTTTTGTTGTTCCCGGTTCAGAGCGGGTGAAGAAAGAAGCCGAAGCGGAGGGGCTAGATAAAATTTTTGTTGAAGCTGGTTTTGAGTGGCGTGAACCTGGTTGCTCCATGTGTTTAGCCATGAACCCTGACAAACTACAAGGAAGACAGATCAGCGCCTCATCGTCTAACCGCAACTTCAAAGGTAGACAAGGATCGGCATCTGGTCGCACCCTGTTAATGAGTCCAGCAATGGTAGCAACTGCTGCTATTAAAGGTGAAGTTGCTGATGTCAGAGACTTATTATAA